A window of Carassius carassius chromosome 44, fCarCar2.1, whole genome shotgun sequence contains these coding sequences:
- the LOC132126472 gene encoding dnaJ homolog subfamily C member 14-like: MEEDMAVQWDTVEPPIVSLTGPSYGNDSHVLSTQAPECEHEALDDFDYEFPDEDFDLEVDENEEQNAKTEDLNDDQLQDGFSEKDKEKRERGGKMELEGEFRGSGESRSRNAGTGRKGKSKKSGSGQGPCDQMPSWTSPSSMSHKSFLASSGPSRHKQVKRRNHHLHNHSRVRRKMGIQLFVVCRDFLADVVSPWCMSCIHIIVELIISLTHRCGVAVESSALALYHFGAHMLSKVTDIPGMTQDLRQILDWSWCSSVAVIESIGRSARWARPALLFCWILVCAALSAGSQTLRCIVGRLAGERGRKWWLALQSSRVWRKVSDLTKRIHERFFKKGVMSENSNPESPNRGADKWQPGEELQRLLALAKIPEEELDPFNVLGVDIHATESELKRAYRQLAVQVHPDKNKHPGAGEAFKVLRAAWDIVSNPETRREYELKRMAATELSKSMNELLTKLQDDLKEAMNTMMCTKCEGKHKRFEMDRELGEARFCAECSRWHSAEEGDLWAESSMLGLRITYFAFMNGKVFDITEWAGCQRISISPDTHRVPYHISFGSKGSSGTSRHRSPPDHAAGGGSPADLQDFFNRFFQGGAPSDMSANGGFFPTGNPPPHSSGAARGTSTTFSGSSPHTGFFSPGAQRGEPSEQWTDGGKPPRRRKKVRKPFQR, translated from the exons ATGGAAGAAGACATGGCTGTACAATGGGACACAGTGGAGCCGCCCATTGTTTCTCTGACCGGTCCGTCTTATGGAAATGACAGCCATGTGTTATCAACGCAAGCACCCGAATGTGAACATGAGGCGCTTGATGATTTTGATTATGAATTCCCTGATGAAGACTTTGATTTGGAAGTAGACGAGAATGAAGAGCAGAATGCCAAAACTGAAGATCTGAATGATGATCAGCTGCAAGATGGGTTTTCCGAGAAGGACAAGGAGAAACGTGAAAGAGGAGGAAAAATGGAATTGGAGGGTGAGTTTAGAGGCAGTGGGGAGTCTAGATCCCGCAATGCTGGAACGGGAAGGAAAGGAAAGTCCAAAAAGAGTGGATCAGGGCAGGGGCCTTGCGATCAAATGCCATCGTGGACGTCTCCATCTTCCATGTCTCATAAATCCTTCCTTGCGTCCTCTGGGCCCAGCAGACACAAGCAGGTGAAGCGACGAAACCACCATCTGCACAATCACAGCCGCGTACGAAGGAAAATGGGGATCCAGCTGTTCGTGGTGTGTCGGGATTTCCTGGCTGATGTGGTTAGCCCCTGGTGCATGTCCTGCATCCATATTATCGTGGAGCTCATCATCTCTTTGACCCACCGCTGTGGGGTTGCTGTTGAATCATCTGCACTTGCACTATACCACTTTGGAGCACACATGCTTTCCAAAGTGACAGATATTCCAGGCATGACACAAGATTTGAGGCAAATCCTGGACTGGAGCTGGTGTTCAAGTGTAGCTGTAATAGAAAGCATCGGCAGGTCTGCTCGTTGGGCTCGACCTGCTCTACTCTTTTGTTGGATATTAGTTTGTGCTGCACTAAGCGCTGGCTCTCAGACGTTGAGGTGTATTGTGGGAAGGCTGGCTGGAGAGAGAGGCAGGAAATGGTGGCTTGCCCTTCAGAGCAGCAGGGTTTGGAGGAAAGTGTCAGACCTGACCAAAAGGATTCATGAGCGTTTCTTTAAAAAAGGTGTCATGAGTGAAAACTCGAATCCAGAGTCTCCCAACAGGGGGGCAGACAAGTGGCAACCTGGTGAAGAGCTGCAGAGACTGCTGGCTCTAGCAAAG ATCCCTGAAGAAGAGTTGGACCCATTTAATGTTCTTGGAGTGGATATTCATGCCACTGAATCGGAGCTCAAGAGAGCTTATAGACAGCTGGCAGTGCAG GTCCATCCAGACAAAAACAAGCACCCAGGTGCTGGCGAGGCTTTCAAGGTGTTGAGAGCAGCGTGGGACATCGTCAGTAACCCAGAGACTCGGCGAGAGTATGAATT GAAGCGTATGGCAGCTACAGAGCTTTCAAAGTCCATGAATGAGTTGCTGACCAAACTGCAGGATGACCTGAAAGAAGCCATGAACACAATGATGTGCACTAAATGTGAGGGCAAGCACAA GCGCTTCGAGATGGACCGCGAGCTCGGTGAGGCCCGATTCTGTGCTGAATGTAGTAGGTGGCACAGCGCAGAGGAGGGAGACCTGTGGGCTGAATCCAGTATGCTGGGACTGCGCATCACATACTTCGCCTTCATGAATGGCAAAGTCTTTGACATCACTG AGTGGGCAGGCTGTCAGCGTATAAGCATCTCTCCAGACACACATCGTGTGCCATATCACATCTCTTTTGGCTCTAAAGGTAGCAGCGGAACCAGCCGCCACAG ATCCCCCCCAGATCACGCAGCAGGTGGAGGCTCACCTGCAGACCTGCAGGACTTCTTCAACCGCTTCTTCCAGGGTGGAGCTCCCAGTGACATGTCTGCTAATGGAGGATTCTTCCCAACAGGAAACCCGCCGCCTCATTCCTCCGGAGCAGCTAGAGGGACTTCAACAACGTTTTCGGGATCTTCTCCACACACAGGGTTCTTTAGTCCAGGGGCCCAACGGGGCGAACCCAGCGAACAATGGACTGATGGAGGAAAGCCCCCACGGCGGCGCAAGAAAGTTCGCAAGCCATTCCAGCGCTGA
- the LOC132126672 gene encoding NGFI-A-binding protein 2-like isoform X1 — MSLPRTLGELQLYRVLQRANLLMYYDTFIQQGGDDVQQLCEAGEEEFLEIMALVGMATKPLHVRRLQKALRDWAANPTLFNQPLATNVAPCGIPLLRINSTSPAGSGVIGGRKSLSNGQPGSPCEREEVGSCLTPLRDNSPKSPCSQASPVPPDHLYREKLSPMDPHWLTPEMYGAAELDEEQPITPLPFVCHSRLLGPPTPTSSSSSSTMTSPWPGGQLDPETIKAVEESVDRLLRTMPQADQTEVKTLLRLNKKMAKTVGHIFNLEAQDKSKEEEICKYSLIYGRFDSKRREGKQLTHHEMLINEAAAQFCIRDKALLLRRVELFSLARQVARECAYTSTFKHNRTYSDDCSASVDCSAQKRIKLDVTDSDRLSKDPLANSDNRSTADDNSLSGESLDSLTQDISPQLHPSSSPHPITDTTGLITWSRQLMQQTLMDEGLRLARMVSRDHASKVSLGSEKRQISEMEEKVSERRGPSNRSHSPANTKDDPQLTICKSPC, encoded by the exons ATGTCACTACCTCGGACGCTTGGCGAGCTGCAGCTCTACAGAGTCTTACAAAGGGCCAATCTACTGATGTACTATGACACCTTCATCCAGCAGGGAGGTGATGATGTCCAACAGCTGTGCGAGGCTGGCGAAGAGGAATTTCTCGAGATCATGGCACTGGTTGGCATGGCCACAAAACCCCTGCATGTGCGGCGTTTGCAGAAGGCTCTGCGCGACTGGGCAGCAAACCCAACGCTGTTCAATCAACCCCTGGCCACCAATGTGGCCCCTTGTGGAATCCCTCTGCTTAGGATCAACAGCACCAGCCCTGCTGGCTCAGGGGTTATTGGTGGAAGAAAATCTTTAAGCAATGGTCAGCCAGGCTCTCCGTGTGAAAGAGAGGAAGTAGGATCTTGCCTTACGCCGCTCAGAGATAACAGTCCAAAGAGCCCCTGCTCACAGGCGTCTCCTGTACCTCCAGACCATCTGTACAGAGAAAAACTGTCCCCCATGGATCCCCACTGGCTCACTCCTGAAATGTATGGAGCAGCTGAGTTAGATGAAGAACAGCCCATTACCCCTCTGCCTTTCGTTTGCCACTCGCGTCTTCTTGGTCCTCCGACACCAActtcttcatcatcctcctccacGATGACCTCTCCGTGGCCCGGAGGTCAGCTGGACCCAGAGACCATTAAAGCCGTGGAGGAAAGCGTTGATAGGCTTCTAAGAACCATGCCGCAAGCAGATCAAACCGAGGTGAAGACGCTTTTGAGACTCAATAAGAAAATGGCCAAGACGGTGGGACACATTTTCAACCTGGAAGCTCAGGACAAGAGCAAAGAGGAAGAGATTTGCAAATACAGCCTGATCTATGGCCGCTTTGACTCCAAGAGGAGGGAAGGGAAACAGCTCACCCATCATGAG ATGCTCATCAATGAGGCTGCAGCTCAATTCTGCATCCGTGACAAAGCTCTGTTGTTACGTAGAGTTGAACTGTTCTCTTTAGCACGACAAGTGGCGAGAGAATGTGCCTACACGTCAACATTTAAACATAACAG GACATACTCAGATGATTGTTCTGCCTCTGTTGACTGTTCTGCTCAGAAGAGAATCAAGCTTGAT GTCACAGATTCCGACAGACTGTCTAAGGATCCACTAGCCAACAGTGACAACAGATCTACAGCGGATGACAACAGCCTCTCTGGAGAAAGTCTAGATAGCTTAACACAAG ATATCAGCCCTCAGTTGCACCCCTCCTCATCCCCTCACCCCATCACCGACACCACTGGCCTCATCACCTGGAGTCGCCAGCTCATGCAACAAACTCTCATGGATGAGGGCCTCAGATTGGCTAGAATGGTGTCACGTGACCACGCAAGCAAAGTCAGCCTAGGGTCAGAAAAGAGACAGATTTCAG AGATGGAGGAGAAAGTGTCAGAGAGGAGAGGACCGAGTAACAGAAGCCACAGTCCAGCAAACACCAAAGACGACCCACAACTGA
- the LOC132126672 gene encoding NGFI-A-binding protein 2-like isoform X2, producing MSLPRTLGELQLYRVLQRANLLMYYDTFIQQGGDDVQQLCEAGEEEFLEIMALVGMATKPLHVRRLQKALRDWAANPTLFNQPLATNVAPCGIPLLRINSTSPAGSGVIGGRKSLSNGQPGSPCEREEVGSCLTPLRDNSPKSPCSQASPVPPDHLYREKLSPMDPHWLTPEMYGAAELDEEQPITPLPFVCHSRLLGPPTPTSSSSSSTMTSPWPGGQLDPETIKAVEESVDRLLRTMPQADQTEVKTLLRLNKKMAKTVGHIFNLEAQDKSKEEEICKYSLIYGRFDSKRREGKQLTHHEMLINEAAAQFCIRDKALLLRRVELFSLARQVARECAYTSTFKHNRTYSDDCSASVDCSAQKRIKLDVTDSDRLSKDPLANSDNRSTADDNSLSGESLDSLTQEMEEKVSERRGPSNRSHSPANTKDDPQLTICKSPC from the exons ATGTCACTACCTCGGACGCTTGGCGAGCTGCAGCTCTACAGAGTCTTACAAAGGGCCAATCTACTGATGTACTATGACACCTTCATCCAGCAGGGAGGTGATGATGTCCAACAGCTGTGCGAGGCTGGCGAAGAGGAATTTCTCGAGATCATGGCACTGGTTGGCATGGCCACAAAACCCCTGCATGTGCGGCGTTTGCAGAAGGCTCTGCGCGACTGGGCAGCAAACCCAACGCTGTTCAATCAACCCCTGGCCACCAATGTGGCCCCTTGTGGAATCCCTCTGCTTAGGATCAACAGCACCAGCCCTGCTGGCTCAGGGGTTATTGGTGGAAGAAAATCTTTAAGCAATGGTCAGCCAGGCTCTCCGTGTGAAAGAGAGGAAGTAGGATCTTGCCTTACGCCGCTCAGAGATAACAGTCCAAAGAGCCCCTGCTCACAGGCGTCTCCTGTACCTCCAGACCATCTGTACAGAGAAAAACTGTCCCCCATGGATCCCCACTGGCTCACTCCTGAAATGTATGGAGCAGCTGAGTTAGATGAAGAACAGCCCATTACCCCTCTGCCTTTCGTTTGCCACTCGCGTCTTCTTGGTCCTCCGACACCAActtcttcatcatcctcctccacGATGACCTCTCCGTGGCCCGGAGGTCAGCTGGACCCAGAGACCATTAAAGCCGTGGAGGAAAGCGTTGATAGGCTTCTAAGAACCATGCCGCAAGCAGATCAAACCGAGGTGAAGACGCTTTTGAGACTCAATAAGAAAATGGCCAAGACGGTGGGACACATTTTCAACCTGGAAGCTCAGGACAAGAGCAAAGAGGAAGAGATTTGCAAATACAGCCTGATCTATGGCCGCTTTGACTCCAAGAGGAGGGAAGGGAAACAGCTCACCCATCATGAG ATGCTCATCAATGAGGCTGCAGCTCAATTCTGCATCCGTGACAAAGCTCTGTTGTTACGTAGAGTTGAACTGTTCTCTTTAGCACGACAAGTGGCGAGAGAATGTGCCTACACGTCAACATTTAAACATAACAG GACATACTCAGATGATTGTTCTGCCTCTGTTGACTGTTCTGCTCAGAAGAGAATCAAGCTTGAT GTCACAGATTCCGACAGACTGTCTAAGGATCCACTAGCCAACAGTGACAACAGATCTACAGCGGATGACAACAGCCTCTCTGGAGAAAGTCTAGATAGCTTAACACAAG AGATGGAGGAGAAAGTGTCAGAGAGGAGAGGACCGAGTAACAGAAGCCACAGTCCAGCAAACACCAAAGACGACCCACAACTGA
- the LOC132126672 gene encoding NGFI-A-binding protein 2-like isoform X3 translates to MSLPRTLGELQLYRVLQRANLLMYYDTFIQQGGDDVQQLCEAGEEEFLEIMALVGMATKPLHVRRLQKALRDWAANPTLFNQPLATNVAPCGIPLLRINSTSPAGSGVIGGRKSLSNGQPGSPCEREEVGSCLTPLRDNSPKSPCSQASPVPPDHLYREKLSPMDPHWLTPEMYGAAELDEEQPITPLPFVCHSRLLGPPTPTSSSSSSTMTSPWPGGQLDPETIKAVEESVDRLLRTMPQADQTEVKTLLRLNKKMAKTVGHIFNLEAQDKSKEEEICKYSLIYGRFDSKRREGKQLTHHEVTDSDRLSKDPLANSDNRSTADDNSLSGESLDSLTQDISPQLHPSSSPHPITDTTGLITWSRQLMQQTLMDEGLRLARMVSRDHASKVSLGSEKRQISEMEEKVSERRGPSNRSHSPANTKDDPQLTICKSPC, encoded by the exons ATGTCACTACCTCGGACGCTTGGCGAGCTGCAGCTCTACAGAGTCTTACAAAGGGCCAATCTACTGATGTACTATGACACCTTCATCCAGCAGGGAGGTGATGATGTCCAACAGCTGTGCGAGGCTGGCGAAGAGGAATTTCTCGAGATCATGGCACTGGTTGGCATGGCCACAAAACCCCTGCATGTGCGGCGTTTGCAGAAGGCTCTGCGCGACTGGGCAGCAAACCCAACGCTGTTCAATCAACCCCTGGCCACCAATGTGGCCCCTTGTGGAATCCCTCTGCTTAGGATCAACAGCACCAGCCCTGCTGGCTCAGGGGTTATTGGTGGAAGAAAATCTTTAAGCAATGGTCAGCCAGGCTCTCCGTGTGAAAGAGAGGAAGTAGGATCTTGCCTTACGCCGCTCAGAGATAACAGTCCAAAGAGCCCCTGCTCACAGGCGTCTCCTGTACCTCCAGACCATCTGTACAGAGAAAAACTGTCCCCCATGGATCCCCACTGGCTCACTCCTGAAATGTATGGAGCAGCTGAGTTAGATGAAGAACAGCCCATTACCCCTCTGCCTTTCGTTTGCCACTCGCGTCTTCTTGGTCCTCCGACACCAActtcttcatcatcctcctccacGATGACCTCTCCGTGGCCCGGAGGTCAGCTGGACCCAGAGACCATTAAAGCCGTGGAGGAAAGCGTTGATAGGCTTCTAAGAACCATGCCGCAAGCAGATCAAACCGAGGTGAAGACGCTTTTGAGACTCAATAAGAAAATGGCCAAGACGGTGGGACACATTTTCAACCTGGAAGCTCAGGACAAGAGCAAAGAGGAAGAGATTTGCAAATACAGCCTGATCTATGGCCGCTTTGACTCCAAGAGGAGGGAAGGGAAACAGCTCACCCATCATGAG GTCACAGATTCCGACAGACTGTCTAAGGATCCACTAGCCAACAGTGACAACAGATCTACAGCGGATGACAACAGCCTCTCTGGAGAAAGTCTAGATAGCTTAACACAAG ATATCAGCCCTCAGTTGCACCCCTCCTCATCCCCTCACCCCATCACCGACACCACTGGCCTCATCACCTGGAGTCGCCAGCTCATGCAACAAACTCTCATGGATGAGGGCCTCAGATTGGCTAGAATGGTGTCACGTGACCACGCAAGCAAAGTCAGCCTAGGGTCAGAAAAGAGACAGATTTCAG AGATGGAGGAGAAAGTGTCAGAGAGGAGAGGACCGAGTAACAGAAGCCACAGTCCAGCAAACACCAAAGACGACCCACAACTGA